One Thalassophryne amazonica chromosome 10, fThaAma1.1, whole genome shotgun sequence genomic region harbors:
- the podn gene encoding podocan — protein sequence MAFPKHSVLQALSVLLLAWSLVRCQAPLDPEEEEEQEEENIMETNIATVVTKSEQTECPLECSCMAEGVVDCAGVDLTEFPSDLSESTRQLSLQNNKIEEITVEHLSHLHQLETLNLQNNWLTTNGLEDEGFEMLEQLAYLYLANNKLTYAPKVLPPSLVSADFAANQLTRIYPYTFGHKPHLKSVYLHNNKLTDAGLPDHMFNASDNLEILTMSSNFLRVVPRNLPATLYRLHMKSNKLEKIPAGAFDNLPNLRELYLQNNLLSNEGMDNETFSQLSSLEYLDLSNNNLSVVPTGLPRSLVLLHLEKNSIRSIPKDALTSVRNLEYLLIHNNKLRSRSIHPAAFQGLKKLHTLHMYNNLLERVPRGMPRRAKTLMLLHNAISEIGRNDLALLYTLTELNLSYNRLTSSQIHREAFRKLRLLENLDLSGNSLHSLPLGLPRTLQVLIVKNNQLNSIPDGALTGMEKLRKVILSDNQLKLNSIYQGAWMELSALTTLDLSGNQLSHIPSDLPESLEYLYLQSNRISTVPASAFEGTPNIKGIFLRFNRLSVDTVDESSFAHLTNLQVLDIGMGNTRFPSLKEDSDGYTLTEEEET from the exons ATGGCTTTTCCCAAACATTCCGTCCTGCAGGCCCTGAGTGTTCTGCTCTTGGCCTGGTCGTTGGTGCGTTGCCAGGCCCCTCTCGATCCAGAGGAagaagaggagcaggaggaggagaacaTAATGGAAACCAATATTGCAACAGTGGTGACGAAATCTGAGCAGACCGAATGTCCGCTGGAGTGCAGCTGTATGGCGGAGGGGGTGGTGGACTGTGCTGGAGTCGACCTTACCGAGTTCCCCAGCGATCTGTCAGAGAGCACCCGCCAGCTCTCTCTgcag AACAATAAGATCGAAGAGATCACAGTGGAGCATCTTTCCCATCTGCACCAGCTTGAGACGCTCAACCTTCAAAACAACTGGCTCACCACGAACG GTCTTGAAGATGAAGGTTTTGAAATGCTCGAACAACTGGCTTATTTATACTTGGCAAATAACAAG CTCACTTATGCACCAAAAGTCCTACCACCCTCATTGGTCAGCGCCGATTTTGCTGCTAATCAGCTTACCAGGATCTACCCCTATACCTTTGGACACAAACCCCATCTGAA GTCCGTGTATCTCCATAACAACAAGCTGACTGACGCAGGGCTACCCGATCACATGTTCAATGCCTCTGACAATCTGGAGATCCTCACCATGTCCAGCAATTTTCTACGGGTTGTCCCCAGGAACCTACCTGCCACTCTTTACCGCCTTCATATGAAG AGCAACAAGCTGGAGAAAATTCCAGCAGGAGCCTTTGACAACCTGCCAAACCTCAGAGAGCTGTATCTGCAGAATAATCTGCTGAGCAATGAGGGCATGGACAACGAGACGTTTAG CCAGCTGAGCAGTCTGGAGTATCTGGATTTGTCAAATAACAACCTGAGCGTCGTGCCCACTGGTCTGCCACGCAGTCTAGTGCTGCTCCACTTGGAGAAGAACTCCATCCGCAGCATCCCCAAAGATGCTCTTACGTCTGTCCGAAATCTCGAGTACCTGCTCATTCACAATAACAAGCTCCGCTCTCGTTCCATCCATCCTGCTGCCTTCCAG GGCCTGAAGAAGTTGCACACTCTCCACATGTACAACAACTTGCTGGAGCGGGTTCCCAGGGGCATGCCCCGGCGGGCCAAGACCCTTATGCTTCTGCACAACGCCATTTCTGAAATTGGCCGTAATGACCTGGCCCTGCTGTACACCCTGACAGAACTCAATCTCAGCTACAACCGTCTGACCAGCTCCCAAATTCACCGAGAGGCTTTCAGGAAGCTACGTTTGCTAGAAAACTTGGACCTGTCAGGAAACAGCCTTCACTCGCTGCCACTAGGACTTCCTCGCACCCTCCAAGTGCTCATAGTGAAGAACAACCAGCTGAACTCCATACCAGATGGCGCGTTGACAGGAATGGAGAAGCTGAGGAAGGTCATCCTGAGCGACAACCAACTGAAACTGAACTCGATCTACCAGGGAGCCTGGATGGAGCTCAGTGCGCTCACA ACACTGGATCTGTCGGGCAACCAGCTGTCACACATCCCCTCAGACCTTCCTGAGTCTCTTGAGTACCTTTACTTGCAAAGCAATCGCATCTCCACTGTCCCTGCTTCAGCATTTGAAGGCACACCAAACATCAAGGGCATCTTCCTCCG